GAGCTGCGCCAATTGGCCGACGACATGCTGGAAACCATGTATGACGCGCCGGGCATCGGTTTGGCCGCGCCGCAGGTGGGCGTGTTAACGCGCCTGATCGTTATGGATTGCGTGCGCGAGGATGATGAGCCTCCTCAACCAGTGATCATGTTCAACCCCGAGGTCATTCTGTCGTCCGACGATCTGAACACTTACGAGGAAGGCTGTTTGTCGATCCCCGACCAATATGCCGAGGTGACGCGCCCGAAAGAGGTTTCGGTCCGCTGGGTTGACTGCGACGGCAACGTGCAGGAACGTGATTTCGACGGGCTGTGGGCGACCTGCGTGCAGCACGAGATCGACCACCTGAACGGCAAGCTGTTCATCGACTATCTGAAACCGCTGAAGCGGCAGATGATCACGCGAAAGATGCAAAAGCTGAAACGTGAAATGGCGCGGATGTGACCCATCGCCCGTTTCTGAGATATCCGCATAAATGCCTGCGCACCGCGGCTGATCCAGTGACCGAGGTGACGGATGACACCCGCGCGATATGGGACGAGATGATCGAGGCGATGGACGCCATGCCGGGCGTTGGTCTGGCGGCCCCTCAGTTGGGGATCATGCAGCGTCTGGCGGTCGTCGATGCGTCGGACGAACGGGGCAAGGCGGTCCGGATGGCGAACCCGGAAATCCTGCACCGCTCGATCGAATTTCGCGACCATGAAGAAGCCAGCCCGAACCTGCCCGGTGTCTCGGCTGTCATAAGCCGCCCGCGCGCGGTAACGGTGCGATTTCTTAACCAGGATGGTGCAGAGCAGGAACAGGATTTCGTCGGGATCTGGGCCACTTCGGTTCAGCACCAGATCGACCATCTGAACGGGCGGATGTATTTTGACAAACTGTCAAAGGTGAAGCGCGATATGCTGATCAAGAAGGCAAGGAAACTGGCGCGATGAGGCTGGCTTTCATGGGCTCGCCCGATTTCTCGGTGCCGGTGCTGAACGCGCTGGTCAAGGCCGGGCACGACATCGTCGCCGTCTATTGCCAGCCACCCCGGCCCGCCGGGCGCGGCAAGAAGGATCGTCCCGGTCCGGTTCATGCCCGGGCCGCGGAACTGGGGCTTCTGGTGCGCCATCCGGTGTCGTTGAAGGATGCCGATGAGCAGGCGGCGTTCGCCGCGTTGAATGCTGATGTCGCGGTGGTCGTGGCCTATGGCCTGATCCTGCCGCAAGCGGTTCTTGATGCGCCCAAGCATGGGTGTCTGAATATCCACGCCTCGCTTCTGCCCCGTTGGCGCGGCGCGGCGCCGATCCATCGGGCGATCATGGCGGGGGATGCTGAGACCGGCGTTTGCATCATGCAGATGGAGGCGGGGTTGGATACCGGCCCGGTTCTGCTGCGCGAGGCGACACCGATTGATGCCCAGGAAACCACCGCTCAACTCCATGATCGCCTGTCTGATATGGGTGCGCGTCTGATTGTGCAGGCGCTGAACTACTTGCCCGACCTGACCCCAGTGCCCCAGCCTGACGAGGGCGTCACATATGCCCACAAGATCGACAAGGCTGAGGCCCAAATCGACTGGACTCGCCCGGCCATCGAAGTCGATCGCCTGATCCGAGGGCTGTCCCCGTTTCCCGGTGCGAAATGCGATTTGGGGGGCGAGCAGGTGAAGCTGCTGGCCTCGCGCATTGCGGATGGCTCGGGGGCGCCCGGCCAGGTGCTGGACGGTCTGACCATCGCTTGCGGTGAAGGAGCTGTCGAAATCCTTCGCGCCCAACGTCCCGGCAAACGTGCGATGGAGGCCGAGGATTTCCTGCGGGGTTTTGACCTGCCCGACGTGGTGAAATAGCCCTTACAATCCGGGCCGCGCCGCCCCATATTCCATTCATGCCAGTTATATTGCTGATCATCTTCGGCGCAGCCGCCGGTTTCCTTGCGACACGGATCATGGATTTGCGTACCGATGTGCCGACCACCATCGCCATTGGTGTCGCCGGGGCGCTGATCGGTGGATTTGTCCTGCGGTCGATTGCGATGATCGGGGGTTTGGCTTTCGGCTTTGTTGGTGCGGTTGTGGGTTCGATACTCCTGATCTGGATATGGCAAAAATACAAGGGCCGAAGGTAGCGCACTGCCGACAAGGGTGCTGAGGGGTTTCGCCGCGAAACGCCTTGTTTTTAAATGCTTTCTTAAGCTTTGGTTAACCAATCACAGCCAATCTGGAGATCATGGCATTCCGATTTCTCATTTATGTTCTGGCGATGCTGTTTGCGTCCGGTGACCTTGCCCACGCAGGTGCATGGCCGCGTGACAAAGGCGATACGTTCGTATCCGGGCAGGTGCGGCAGGATGCCGATACTCTGGATGACGCCCCGGTTGCCAGTGTCTATGGTGAATACGGTTTAACGAGTCGTTGGACCGTTGGCGGCAAGCTGGACTATGCGCTTGCCACCAAGAATGTCACTCAGATCAAGGCGTTTGCACGATGGCATTTTGCAGATAACGGCGGGCCATGGAAAAGGGCGATCAGTCTTGCCATAGAGGAGACCGCAGAGGATCCAAATGTCTCGCCTTCGTTTCATCTGGGGCGGCGGATCGACACCACGTTTGGCCCCGGTTGGCTGGATGCAGAATTGACTGCGACGATGTCG
This DNA window, taken from Aliiroseovarius sp. F47248L, encodes the following:
- a CDS encoding GlsB/YeaQ/YmgE family stress response membrane protein; the encoded protein is MPVILLIIFGAAAGFLATRIMDLRTDVPTTIAIGVAGALIGGFVLRSIAMIGGLAFGFVGAVVGSILLIWIWQKYKGRR
- the def gene encoding peptide deformylase encodes the protein MSIKPILIHPDPRLKKVAEAVPDLSDELRQLADDMLETMYDAPGIGLAAPQVGVLTRLIVMDCVREDDEPPQPVIMFNPEVILSSDDLNTYEEGCLSIPDQYAEVTRPKEVSVRWVDCDGNVQERDFDGLWATCVQHEIDHLNGKLFIDYLKPLKRQMITRKMQKLKREMARM
- the def gene encoding peptide deformylase — encoded protein: MTHRPFLRYPHKCLRTAADPVTEVTDDTRAIWDEMIEAMDAMPGVGLAAPQLGIMQRLAVVDASDERGKAVRMANPEILHRSIEFRDHEEASPNLPGVSAVISRPRAVTVRFLNQDGAEQEQDFVGIWATSVQHQIDHLNGRMYFDKLSKVKRDMLIKKARKLAR
- the fmt gene encoding methionyl-tRNA formyltransferase, with translation MRLAFMGSPDFSVPVLNALVKAGHDIVAVYCQPPRPAGRGKKDRPGPVHARAAELGLLVRHPVSLKDADEQAAFAALNADVAVVVAYGLILPQAVLDAPKHGCLNIHASLLPRWRGAAPIHRAIMAGDAETGVCIMQMEAGLDTGPVLLREATPIDAQETTAQLHDRLSDMGARLIVQALNYLPDLTPVPQPDEGVTYAHKIDKAEAQIDWTRPAIEVDRLIRGLSPFPGAKCDLGGEQVKLLASRIADGSGAPGQVLDGLTIACGEGAVEILRAQRPGKRAMEAEDFLRGFDLPDVVK